From one Paractinoplanes brasiliensis genomic stretch:
- a CDS encoding CBS domain-containing protein produces MRAKDIMSSPVHTVEPAASVELAARVMAERAVTALPVLDDAGALVGIVSEGDLLWRRVPTDPTASLRRLPEALPTVRPEAVADVMSRSPVTTHPDADLAQVAETMLAYDVRSMPVVENGVLVGIVSRRDILRAMVRGDETLTREVQHRLDEYADGSRDWVVGVRDGLVTVSGTFTDADERKIVAVLARTVPGVAAVRVEDQQAAG; encoded by the coding sequence GTGCGAGCCAAGGACATCATGAGCAGCCCCGTGCACACGGTCGAGCCGGCGGCGTCGGTCGAGCTGGCGGCGCGGGTGATGGCCGAGCGGGCCGTGACCGCGCTTCCCGTGCTCGACGACGCGGGCGCCCTGGTCGGCATCGTCAGCGAGGGCGACCTGTTGTGGCGGCGGGTCCCCACCGATCCGACCGCGAGCCTGCGCCGGCTCCCGGAGGCCCTTCCCACCGTACGGCCGGAGGCGGTCGCCGATGTCATGTCGCGCTCGCCGGTGACGACGCACCCGGACGCCGACCTGGCCCAGGTGGCCGAGACCATGCTCGCGTACGACGTGCGCAGCATGCCCGTGGTGGAGAACGGTGTGCTGGTGGGCATCGTCAGCCGCCGCGACATCCTGCGGGCGATGGTGCGCGGCGACGAGACGCTCACCCGCGAGGTGCAGCACCGGCTCGACGAGTACGCCGACGGCTCGCGCGACTGGGTGGTCGGCGTCCGCGACGGGCTGGTCACCGTGTCCGGCACGTTCACCGACGCCGACGAACGCAAGATCGTGGCGGTGCTCGCCCGTACGGTGCCCGGGGTGGCCGCCGTCCGGGTCGAGGACCAGCAGGCCGCGGGCTGA
- a CDS encoding SigE family RNA polymerase sigma factor, protein MTETASVTEPVAPAPAGGWPLGRRRKAARDAEFTAFVESAATRLRRSAYLMCRDWHLAQDLTQQTFTKMYASWTRLRSGTNLDGYSRRVLMNLVFDQQKRRSGSELVLAELPDRPDDAGSPELRLTLVDALARLSVEDRAVLVLRHAEDHSVETVATILGVSVSVVKMRNSRALTRLRDLLGDDFLDR, encoded by the coding sequence GTGACCGAGACAGCCTCCGTGACCGAGCCGGTGGCGCCGGCTCCCGCGGGCGGATGGCCGCTGGGCCGCCGGCGCAAGGCCGCCCGGGACGCCGAGTTCACCGCCTTCGTCGAGTCCGCCGCCACCCGCCTGCGCCGCAGCGCGTACCTGATGTGCCGGGACTGGCACCTCGCCCAGGACCTGACCCAGCAGACCTTCACCAAGATGTACGCCTCGTGGACGCGGCTGCGCAGCGGCACCAACCTCGACGGGTACAGCCGCCGGGTGCTCATGAACCTCGTGTTCGACCAGCAGAAACGGCGCAGCGGCTCGGAACTGGTGCTGGCCGAGCTGCCCGACCGGCCGGACGACGCCGGATCCCCGGAGCTGCGCCTCACCCTCGTCGACGCGCTGGCCCGGCTCAGCGTCGAGGACAGGGCCGTGCTGGTGTTGCGGCACGCCGAGGACCACAGCGTCGAGACGGTGGCGACGATCCTGGGTGTGTCCGTGTCGGTGGTCAAGATGCGCAACTCCCGCGCCCTGACCCGCCTGCGCGACCTGCTCGGCGACGACTTCCTCGACCGTTGA
- a CDS encoding permease-like cell division protein FtsX, translating to MDGNLREQFDRAVGDDPGADPAVLAHAAITEGGRVRRRRRMTAAGGVAAGLIAVLSVVALRPGAPEPAAPPVTIAAAMMPLAAANCTPGRVVSGVTEVAMFLEDSATGQQRAAIRSALDGDKRVKSFDFENRREAYERFKALWSDSPDFVASVAPKDVPESFRVKLVDDSVSTRFEAQYAAMPGVVDVVGRICPSPEPPGVVK from the coding sequence GTGGACGGGAACCTACGGGAACAGTTCGACCGGGCGGTCGGTGACGACCCCGGCGCCGATCCGGCGGTGCTGGCGCACGCGGCCATCACCGAGGGCGGTCGGGTGCGCCGGCGCCGCCGGATGACGGCCGCCGGGGGAGTGGCAGCGGGGCTGATCGCGGTGTTGAGCGTGGTGGCGTTGCGCCCCGGGGCCCCGGAACCGGCCGCTCCGCCGGTGACGATCGCGGCCGCGATGATGCCGCTCGCCGCCGCGAACTGCACGCCCGGCCGGGTGGTCAGCGGCGTGACGGAGGTGGCCATGTTCCTGGAGGACTCGGCGACCGGGCAGCAGCGTGCGGCGATCCGGTCCGCGCTCGACGGGGACAAACGGGTGAAGTCGTTCGATTTCGAGAACCGGCGGGAGGCGTACGAGCGCTTCAAGGCCCTGTGGAGTGACAGCCCCGACTTCGTCGCGTCCGTAGCCCCGAAGGATGTGCCGGAGTCGTTCCGGGTGAAGCTGGTCGACGACTCGGTCTCCACCCGTTTCGAGGCGCAGTACGCCGCCATGCCGGGTGTGGTCGACGTCGTCGGCCGGATCTGCCCGTCGCCCGAACCCCCCGGCGTGGTCAAGTGA
- a CDS encoding DUF998 domain-containing protein, with protein sequence MSRVAGAGGAVVVTAGAVIMLVALVAPDGSWWAGYVSEAGTAGQPYAIPYRAGLVLLAAGVALVGLALRALRAASVALFVAAGLAATSGLVACTDRCPLPPYEPTTPADVVHAAASVVGMVVLAGAMALVWLSDLRTGITRLAGVAVALLVPLGAVLGLLMLFVGRSDLGALVERAVLFVAVSWLVGTGLLLGSGRPVYVH encoded by the coding sequence GTGAGCAGGGTTGCGGGGGCCGGCGGCGCCGTGGTGGTGACGGCCGGGGCCGTGATCATGCTGGTGGCGCTGGTCGCGCCGGACGGGAGCTGGTGGGCCGGGTACGTCAGCGAGGCGGGCACGGCAGGGCAGCCGTACGCGATCCCGTACCGGGCCGGCCTGGTGCTGCTCGCGGCCGGTGTCGCGCTGGTCGGGCTGGCGTTGCGGGCGCTGCGGGCGGCGTCGGTGGCGCTGTTCGTGGCGGCCGGGCTGGCGGCCACGTCGGGCCTGGTGGCGTGCACCGACCGCTGCCCGCTGCCGCCGTACGAGCCGACCACGCCGGCCGATGTGGTGCACGCGGCCGCCAGTGTGGTGGGCATGGTCGTGCTGGCGGGCGCGATGGCTCTGGTGTGGCTGTCGGACCTGCGTACGGGAATCACCCGCCTGGCCGGTGTGGCGGTGGCCCTGCTCGTCCCGCTCGGCGCTGTCCTGGGACTGCTGATGCTGTTCGTGGGGCGCAGCGACCTCGGCGCGCTGGTCGAACGCGCGGTGCTGTTCGTGGCCGTGAGCTGGCTGGTCGGGACGGGACTGCTGCTCGGGTCCGGACGGCCGGTCTACGTCCACTGA
- a CDS encoding sensor domain-containing diguanylate cyclase: MKVRGRYRRLGTALVLAIVVVGSLGSWLAMAQVREVQQRHAALLMEHNTDAIERALANEASRYAETLSDVSAAIAAQTTFTHTDFEVMTSRLTRDRLPGASAIGFVVAAEPDEAAGVQQYWRERGAGNLRLRTAEGAGEHYYLIFSRALDNVAPDVGRDVSAAEEPAAALRLARARGSVAASHPYVLLKDRDLPAAEQQRAFLLAAPVSRQIDRNGATEFLGWITLTTRGSDFIEETLLAYAGELVKVTLSAVDGSSVAAVASTTPTGVLLRESRLHRTRTVTVGEQDWRIDVQPTDSLISGTERRLPEAALGIGLFVTLLAGGLADSRRRALRQVDQATSALRHDIERRKEVEARLRESEDQLRHLALHDTLTALANRALFDERLANGLRAQQRTREALAVFFVDLDGFKAVNDGLGHSAGDQLLVEAARRLEVCARSSDIVARLGGDEFAILAEGLTGDGAEEAEAIAGRIVRSLQTPFDIDGQPVTVSCSVGVAIREPGSDAYGAEQLVHTADEAMYAAKTSGKNRFVMSRHDGAPAQWT; encoded by the coding sequence ATGAAGGTACGCGGCCGCTACCGCCGGCTCGGCACAGCGCTGGTCCTGGCCATCGTGGTCGTCGGTTCTCTCGGCTCGTGGCTCGCGATGGCGCAGGTGCGGGAGGTGCAGCAGCGGCACGCGGCGCTGCTGATGGAGCACAACACCGACGCCATCGAGCGTGCCCTGGCCAACGAGGCCTCCCGGTACGCCGAGACCCTGTCGGACGTCAGCGCCGCGATCGCCGCGCAGACCACGTTCACCCACACCGACTTCGAGGTGATGACGTCGCGGCTCACCCGGGACCGGCTTCCCGGCGCGAGCGCCATCGGATTCGTCGTCGCCGCCGAGCCGGACGAGGCCGCCGGGGTGCAGCAGTACTGGCGTGAACGCGGCGCCGGCAACCTGCGCCTGCGGACCGCCGAGGGCGCCGGGGAGCACTACTACCTGATCTTCAGCCGGGCGCTGGACAACGTGGCCCCGGACGTCGGGCGGGATGTGAGCGCGGCCGAGGAACCGGCGGCGGCGCTGCGGCTGGCGCGGGCCCGCGGGTCTGTCGCCGCCAGCCACCCGTACGTGCTGCTCAAGGACCGCGATCTGCCCGCGGCGGAGCAGCAGCGAGCGTTCCTGCTGGCCGCCCCGGTCAGCAGGCAGATCGACCGGAACGGCGCCACCGAGTTCCTGGGCTGGATCACCCTGACGACGCGCGGCAGCGACTTCATCGAGGAGACCCTGCTCGCGTACGCCGGTGAGCTGGTCAAGGTGACGCTGAGCGCGGTCGACGGGTCCTCGGTCGCCGCCGTCGCCTCCACCACCCCGACCGGGGTCCTGCTGCGCGAGTCCCGTCTGCACCGCACCCGCACCGTCACAGTCGGCGAGCAGGACTGGCGGATCGACGTACAGCCCACCGACAGCCTGATCAGCGGCACCGAGCGCCGCCTGCCCGAGGCCGCCCTGGGCATCGGGCTGTTCGTCACGCTCCTGGCCGGCGGGCTGGCCGACTCGCGGCGGCGCGCGCTGCGGCAGGTCGACCAGGCCACCTCGGCCCTGCGCCACGACATCGAGCGGCGCAAGGAAGTCGAGGCCCGGCTGCGCGAGAGCGAGGACCAGCTGCGCCACCTGGCGCTGCACGACACCCTCACCGCCCTGGCCAACCGCGCGCTGTTCGACGAGCGCCTGGCGAACGGGCTGCGCGCCCAGCAGCGTACGAGGGAAGCTCTGGCCGTTTTCTTCGTCGACCTGGACGGCTTCAAGGCGGTCAACGACGGGCTCGGCCACAGCGCCGGCGATCAGCTGCTCGTCGAGGCGGCCCGGCGCCTGGAGGTGTGCGCCCGGTCCAGCGACATCGTGGCCCGGCTCGGCGGCGACGAGTTCGCGATCCTGGCCGAGGGGCTGACCGGCGACGGCGCCGAGGAGGCCGAGGCCATCGCCGGCCGGATCGTGCGCAGCCTGCAGACCCCGTTCGACATCGACGGCCAGCCGGTCACGGTCAGCTGCAGCGTCGGCGTCGCGATCCGGGAGCCCGGCAGTGACGCGTACGGCGCCGAGCAGCTCGTGCACACCGCGGACGAGGCCATGTACGCCGCGAAGACCTCCGGCAAGAACCGGTTCGTGATGAGCCGCCACGACGGCGCCCCGGCTCAGTGGACGTAG
- a CDS encoding glycoside hydrolase family 95-like protein, with amino-acid sequence MLLQSHRDEIHLLPCLPAEWAEGAFAGLRARGGVTVDATWSGGVPAEVRLVSDRDATVTVRSGSHTVQAKLQAGVPHVVEWPGRTASRR; translated from the coding sequence ATGCTGCTCCAGTCCCACCGCGACGAGATTCACCTGTTGCCGTGCCTGCCCGCCGAGTGGGCGGAGGGCGCGTTCGCCGGGCTGCGGGCCCGCGGCGGCGTCACCGTCGACGCCACCTGGTCCGGCGGCGTGCCGGCCGAGGTGCGCCTGGTCAGCGACCGGGACGCGACGGTCACGGTGCGGTCCGGCTCGCACACCGTCCAGGCGAAGCTGCAAGCCGGCGTCCCGCACGTCGTGGAATGGCCGGGCCGAACGGCTTCCCGCCGGTGA
- a CDS encoding beta-galactosidase, translating to MIRFGGDYNPEQWPPHVWREDVALMRSAGISLVTVGVFSWSRLQPAEDRFDFAWLDEVLDLLHGNGIGVCLATPTASPPPWFTRAHPGAMPVTADGVRLTHGSRDTYCVNAPEYQEASNRIANELAARYGQHPALRLWHVHNEYGTTCYCDHCAPAFRRWLSHTYGEIGLVNEVWCTDFWSQRYGCFDEVLPPRATQYLSNPAHVLDYRRFSSDAMLTHYLAQRDILRPYGVPVTTNFVLGGWVPVDHARWAREVDVVAVDDYPESVEGHLAARAFVADLARGWAGGQPWMLMEHAPAAVRQADGVTRALPAGEARAAAETYVAGGASAVMYFQWRAGRGGAEQWHPAMVPLLSELAPIGRSLATRTPVRVESTRALIYDEQSMWAWQSPHLPTPFVDYTAITRRWHHAMGPPVDVLPIGAPLEGYSLVVAPALHMVPAALHKRLRSYVADGGTLVLTFGSGLTDEHSRTTPGAFDDLCGIRVARHRPGECGVRGVRDGRSGECGVCGVRDGRSGECGVRGVRDDRSGECGVGGVRDDHPSERGVGAKQHRPGEYGVWLDEIDPQDATVVLHSSEGRPLVTEHRYGRGLVRYVAADLPDPTPWARS from the coding sequence ATGATCCGGTTCGGCGGCGACTACAACCCCGAGCAGTGGCCCCCGCACGTGTGGCGGGAGGACGTCGCGCTGATGCGGTCGGCCGGGATCAGCCTCGTGACCGTCGGCGTGTTCTCGTGGTCACGGTTGCAGCCGGCCGAGGACAGGTTCGACTTCGCCTGGCTCGACGAGGTGCTCGACCTGTTGCACGGCAACGGGATCGGCGTATGCCTGGCCACCCCCACCGCGTCGCCGCCGCCCTGGTTCACCCGGGCGCATCCCGGTGCGATGCCGGTGACCGCCGACGGGGTCCGGCTCACCCACGGCTCCCGCGACACGTACTGCGTCAACGCGCCCGAATACCAGGAGGCGTCGAACCGGATCGCGAACGAATTGGCCGCACGGTACGGGCAGCATCCGGCCCTGCGGTTGTGGCACGTGCACAACGAGTACGGCACGACGTGCTACTGCGACCATTGCGCGCCGGCCTTCCGGCGGTGGCTTTCCCACACGTACGGGGAAATCGGGCTTGTCAATGAGGTGTGGTGCACGGATTTCTGGTCACAGCGGTACGGCTGTTTCGACGAAGTGCTGCCGCCGCGCGCCACCCAGTACCTGAGCAACCCCGCACACGTGCTGGACTACCGCCGTTTCTCCTCGGACGCGATGCTCACCCACTACCTGGCCCAGCGCGACATCCTGCGCCCGTACGGGGTGCCGGTGACGACCAATTTCGTGCTCGGCGGATGGGTGCCGGTCGACCATGCCCGGTGGGCGCGCGAGGTCGACGTGGTGGCCGTCGACGACTACCCGGAATCGGTCGAAGGCCATCTCGCGGCGCGCGCTTTCGTGGCCGACCTGGCCCGAGGCTGGGCCGGTGGGCAGCCGTGGATGCTCATGGAACACGCGCCCGCAGCTGTGCGGCAGGCGGACGGCGTGACGCGCGCCCTGCCGGCGGGGGAGGCACGGGCGGCCGCGGAAACGTATGTCGCGGGCGGAGCCTCGGCAGTCATGTACTTCCAATGGCGGGCCGGCCGCGGGGGCGCCGAACAATGGCATCCGGCGATGGTTCCGCTGCTTTCCGAGCTCGCGCCGATCGGGCGGTCGCTTGCCACCCGTACGCCGGTGCGGGTCGAATCCACCCGGGCGCTGATCTACGACGAGCAGTCGATGTGGGCGTGGCAGTCCCCGCATTTGCCGACGCCGTTCGTGGATTACACAGCCATCACGCGGCGGTGGCATCACGCCATGGGCCCGCCCGTCGACGTCCTGCCGATCGGGGCGCCGCTGGAGGGGTATTCGCTTGTGGTGGCGCCTGCTCTGCACATGGTTCCCGCCGCACTGCACAAACGGCTGCGCTCGTACGTCGCCGACGGCGGAACCCTGGTCCTGACGTTCGGAAGCGGCCTCACCGACGAGCATTCCAGGACGACACCGGGCGCTTTCGACGACCTCTGCGGCATCCGGGTGGCACGGCACCGCCCCGGCGAGTGCGGTGTTCGCGGCGTTCGGGACGGCCGATCTGGTGAGTGCGGTGTTTGCGGCGTTCGGGACGGCCGATCTGGTGAGTGCGGTGTTCGCGGGGTGCGGGACGACCGATCCGGTGAGTGCGGTGTCGGCGGCGTGCGCGACGACCACCCGAGCGAGCGCGGCGTGGGGGCCAAGCAGCATCGGCCGGGCGAATACGGCGTATGGCTCGACGAGATCGACCCGCAGGACGCCACTGTCGTGCTGCACTCCTCCGAGGGCCGCCCGCTCGTCACCGAACACCGCTACGGCCGCGGACTGGTCCGCTACGTCGCCGCCGACCTGCCCGACCCCACCCCTTGGGCAAGATCGTGA
- a CDS encoding carbohydrate ABC transporter permease produces the protein MTVAVPVRDPRRPSWEEPPTAAGQAGKGVVLFIVLAVVLIPLWMVVLTSLSTQSAVNQAGGMVLVPDGITFAAYKQIFTNQLVMHSLLVSLGITIVGTLISMVVTILCAYGLSRHGSYAHRPILLVLVVTMFFSGGLIPTFLVVSALGGYDSYWSMILPTAVSVFNILVVRAFFSATSQELIDAAAIDGAGDWRTLWSVVLPTSRAVTAVVALFYAVGYWNTFFNALLFLPDNQKWPLQMVIYTYTLQGNAMPGSGQNTTGQYFGTQEITPLAIQMAVVTLTLIPILIVYPFVQRHFTKGVLLGAIKG, from the coding sequence ATGACTGTCGCTGTTCCTGTCAGAGATCCCCGCCGCCCGAGCTGGGAGGAACCGCCCACCGCCGCAGGCCAGGCCGGCAAGGGCGTCGTGCTGTTCATCGTGCTGGCCGTCGTGCTGATCCCGTTGTGGATGGTGGTGCTGACCAGCCTGTCCACGCAGAGCGCGGTCAACCAGGCCGGCGGGATGGTGCTCGTGCCCGACGGCATCACGTTCGCCGCGTACAAGCAGATCTTCACCAACCAGCTCGTCATGCATTCGCTGCTGGTGAGCCTCGGCATCACGATCGTCGGGACGCTGATCTCGATGGTGGTGACGATCCTGTGCGCGTACGGGCTGTCGCGGCACGGCTCGTACGCCCACCGCCCGATCCTGCTCGTGCTGGTCGTCACCATGTTCTTCAGCGGTGGCCTGATCCCGACGTTCCTGGTGGTCTCGGCGCTGGGCGGCTACGACAGCTACTGGTCGATGATCCTGCCGACGGCCGTGAGCGTGTTCAACATCCTGGTCGTACGGGCGTTCTTCTCGGCCACGTCGCAGGAGCTGATCGACGCGGCCGCCATCGACGGGGCGGGGGACTGGCGTACGTTGTGGTCGGTCGTGCTGCCGACCTCGCGCGCCGTCACCGCCGTGGTCGCGCTCTTCTACGCCGTCGGGTACTGGAACACGTTCTTCAACGCGCTGCTGTTCCTGCCCGACAACCAGAAGTGGCCGCTGCAGATGGTCATCTACACCTACACCCTGCAGGGCAACGCGATGCCCGGCAGCGGCCAGAACACCACCGGCCAGTACTTCGGCACCCAGGAGATCACCCCGCTGGCGATCCAGATGGCCGTGGTGACCCTGACGCTCATCCCGATCCTGATCGTCTATCCGTTCGTGCAACGCCACTTCACCAAGGGCGTTCTGCTCGGGGCGATCAAGGGATGA
- a CDS encoding ABC transporter permease — MTALHEAPAALRAPEEKPVKKSRFRRDRSLLIMVIPAVVLLIVFNYVPMFGTATAFQRYSIYAGFWHSPWTGLETFRQLFADPLFWSALGNTLMLSLVQLVFYFPVPIALAMLLHSIMSSKIRTIVQSVVYLPHFFSWVLAVTIFQQMLGGAGALNQFLRSNGLATWDIMTNPDTFKLLVTSQVIWKEAGWGIIVFLAALAAIDTQLYEAAAADGAGRWRRMWHITLPGIRGVIVLMLVLRLGNVLTVGFEQMLIQRGAVGRDAAEVLDTYAYFYGVVNANFSLGAAASLFKGVLSLLFLLAANKIAHLLGEDGLYRQ; from the coding sequence GTGACCGCTCTGCACGAGGCGCCCGCGGCTCTCCGCGCGCCCGAGGAGAAGCCGGTCAAGAAGAGCCGGTTCCGCCGCGACCGCAGCCTGCTGATCATGGTGATCCCGGCGGTCGTGCTGCTGATCGTCTTCAACTACGTGCCCATGTTCGGCACGGCCACGGCGTTCCAGCGGTACAGCATCTACGCCGGGTTCTGGCACAGCCCGTGGACCGGGCTGGAGACGTTCCGGCAGCTGTTCGCGGACCCGCTGTTCTGGAGCGCGCTGGGCAACACGCTCATGCTCAGCCTGGTGCAGCTGGTGTTCTACTTCCCGGTGCCGATCGCGCTGGCCATGCTGCTCCACTCGATCATGAGCAGCAAGATCCGGACGATCGTGCAGTCGGTCGTGTACCTGCCGCACTTCTTCTCCTGGGTCCTGGCCGTGACGATCTTCCAGCAGATGCTGGGCGGGGCCGGCGCGCTCAACCAGTTCCTGCGGTCGAACGGGCTGGCCACCTGGGACATCATGACCAACCCGGACACGTTCAAGCTGCTCGTCACCTCCCAGGTGATCTGGAAGGAGGCGGGCTGGGGCATCATCGTGTTCCTGGCCGCGCTGGCCGCCATCGACACCCAGCTGTACGAGGCGGCCGCCGCCGACGGGGCCGGCCGCTGGCGGCGCATGTGGCACATCACGCTGCCCGGCATCCGCGGGGTCATCGTGCTCATGCTGGTGCTCCGCCTGGGCAACGTGCTCACCGTCGGGTTCGAGCAGATGCTCATCCAGCGCGGCGCTGTCGGGCGTGACGCCGCCGAGGTGCTCGACACGTACGCCTATTTCTACGGCGTCGTGAACGCGAACTTCAGCCTGGGCGCCGCCGCGTCGCTGTTCAAGGGCGTCCTGTCGCTGCTCTTCCTGCTGGCCGCCAACAAGATCGCGCACCTGTTGGGTGAGGACGGACTGTACCGCCAATGA
- a CDS encoding ROK family transcriptional regulator encodes MITRDGGPQPADFADVRATNLAVVLRHVRTHSPCSRADIAATTGLNKATVSSLVTDLIDRRLVREVGMTENRIGRPAMMLVLDGSPYAAVGLEINTDYLTAVALDLAGERLLSWRRAFTGTPGQPGQAIASLAALARRAVSKLEREGRQVLGLTVAVPGLVDADGVVELAAGLGWQQVDLRKSLTAALGEPAYPLMVENDANLAVLAEQRLGDSAGVADLVYLTGGASLGAGIICDGRPLRGARGFAGEFGHLPLDPAGPSCTCGRRGCLEAYAGLGALIRQALPDVGIETALSPSEFGPHVDEIHRLAKAGDVQVLAALTDVGRHLGHALSLLTNLINPACVALGGYFTVLSPWLIPAATAELESRSVAANCGGTRLVASALDSSAAAAGGATRVLDAIDAGVLPPPRTAAAR; translated from the coding sequence GTGATCACTAGGGACGGCGGTCCGCAGCCGGCGGACTTCGCCGACGTCCGAGCGACGAATCTCGCCGTCGTGCTGCGCCACGTACGCACCCATTCGCCCTGCTCACGAGCCGACATCGCGGCCACCACGGGCCTCAACAAAGCCACCGTCTCGTCGCTGGTCACCGACCTGATCGACAGGCGCCTGGTCCGCGAGGTCGGCATGACCGAGAACCGGATCGGCCGGCCCGCCATGATGCTGGTCCTCGACGGTTCCCCGTACGCGGCGGTCGGGCTCGAAATCAACACGGACTACCTGACCGCCGTGGCCCTCGACCTGGCCGGCGAGCGCCTGCTGTCGTGGCGCCGCGCGTTCACCGGAACCCCCGGCCAGCCCGGCCAGGCGATCGCGTCGCTGGCCGCCCTGGCCCGCCGTGCCGTATCGAAACTGGAACGCGAAGGCCGCCAGGTGCTGGGCCTCACCGTCGCCGTCCCCGGCCTGGTCGACGCCGACGGGGTCGTCGAGCTCGCCGCCGGCCTGGGGTGGCAACAGGTCGACCTGCGCAAGTCGCTGACCGCGGCCCTGGGCGAACCGGCGTACCCACTGATGGTCGAGAACGACGCCAACCTGGCCGTGCTGGCCGAACAACGCCTCGGCGACTCGGCCGGCGTCGCCGACCTGGTCTACCTGACCGGCGGCGCCAGCCTGGGCGCCGGCATCATCTGCGACGGCCGCCCCCTGCGCGGCGCCCGGGGCTTCGCCGGCGAATTCGGGCACCTGCCGCTCGACCCGGCCGGCCCTTCGTGCACCTGCGGGCGGCGGGGCTGCCTGGAGGCGTACGCGGGATTGGGCGCCCTGATCCGCCAGGCGCTGCCCGACGTCGGCATCGAGACCGCTCTGTCCCCGTCCGAGTTCGGCCCGCACGTCGACGAGATCCACCGCCTGGCCAAAGCGGGCGACGTTCAGGTGCTGGCCGCATTGACCGACGTGGGCCGCCACCTGGGTCACGCCCTCTCGCTGCTGACCAACCTCATCAACCCGGCCTGCGTGGCCCTCGGCGGCTACTTCACGGTCTTGTCGCCGTGGCTGATCCCGGCGGCTACTGCGGAGCTGGAGTCCCGCTCGGTCGCGGCCAACTGCGGCGGCACCCGCCTGGTCGCCTCCGCCCTCGATTCCAGCGCGGCCGCGGCGGGCGGAGCCACCCGGGTGCTGGACGCCATAGACGCTGGGGTCCTGCCTCCACCCCGGACCGCCGCCGCCCGCTGA